In a genomic window of Babylonia areolata isolate BAREFJ2019XMU chromosome 3, ASM4173473v1, whole genome shotgun sequence:
- the LOC143280554 gene encoding cytochrome P450 2B4-like, whose translation MSVLTTLDPTSLLVGGAVLLCLLWWLSARRPQGLPPGPGPALPLLGHLHLMPKDPRAQLWTWRRQYGDVFSLYMGGKLVVVLASYSAIREALVTFADVFSDRPHSFLIAQISKNKGIAGTSGSMWKEQRKVSLEILRVMGMGKNMLAEKIQEEITHYIRAIKDHQGALVDLARMTQVSVSNNICSILFGKRYDYQDPGFLHLMHCFDRNFRLLTGTAILNFIPSLGHIPGDPFKGQETKANAESIYRFAGKHVVKHQKAMDREAEGIENGDFIHSYLRQVQKHRARGDVNTSLNEESLEKTIGDLFGAGTETTSTAIMWALLFFLHHPHVQDTCFQEISNVVGPDRLPAMSDRPKLPYLEATTWEVLRKGDVAPLSLLHASARDVKFRGYVIPKDSMIMPALTCALQDPDIWLDPENFRPERFIGPDGKLIRSEDLIPFSVGRRVCLGESLARMELFLYLATLIQHFRFLPPEEGKLPPLEGLFGLTHIAQPYKIRAVPRM comes from the exons ATGTCAGTGTTAACAACACTGGACCCCACATCCCTGCTGGTGGGAGGGGCAGTGCTGCTGTGTCTGTTGTGGTGGCTGTCCGCACGACGACCCCAGGGCCTCCCCCCAGGCCCTGGACCTGCCCTGCCCCTGCTGGGACACCTGCACCTGATGCCCAAAGACCCACGGGCCCAGCTGTGGACATGGAGACGTCAGTACGGGGACGTGTTCAGTCTGTACATGGGAGGcaagctggtggtggtgctggccaGCTATTCAGCCATCCGTGAAGCTCTCGTCACCTTCGCCGATGTCTTCTCTGATCGTCCACATTCGTTTCTGATAGCTCAAATCAGCAAGAATAAAG GCATCGCAGGCACATCAGGCTCCATGTGGAAGGAACAGCGCAAGGTATCCCTGGAGATTCTCCGTGTAATGGGTATGGGCAAGAACATGCTGGCTGAGAAGATCCAGGAAGAGATCACTCACTACATCCGGGCCATCAAGGACCACCAGGGGGCACTTGTTGATCTTGCCCGCATGACTCAAGTCAGCGTCTCCAACAACATCTGCTCCATCCTCTTTGGAAAACGATATGATTATCAGGACCCCGGCTTTCTCCACTTAATGCACTGTTTTGATCGCAACTTCAGGCTGTTAACAG GAACTGCAATTCTGAATTTCATACCGTCTCTGGGCCACATTCCTGGCGACCCGTTCAAAGGCCAAGAAACCAAAGCCAACGCGGAAAGCATCTACAGGTTTGCTGGCAAACACGTGGTGAAACACCAGAAAGCGATGGACAGGGAGGCAGAGGGCATTGAAAACGGCGATTTTATTCACAGTTATCTTCGGCAGGTTCAGAAGCACAGGGCACGTGGCGATGTGAACACCTCTCTGAACG AGGAGAGCCTCGAGAAAACTATTGGTGACTTATTTGGAGCGGGGACGGAGACCACCTCCACAGCCATCATGTGGGCCCTGCTCTTCTTCCTGCACCACCCCCACGTGCAGGACACGTGCTTCCAGGAGATCTCTAACGTGGTGGGACCTGACCGCCTGCCCGCCATGAGTGACAGACCGAAGCTGCCGTACCTGGAGGCCACTACCTGGGAAGTGCTGCGGAAAGGGGACGTCGCCCCTTTGTCCCTTCTACATGCGTCAGCTCGTGACGTCAAGTTCCGTGGTTACGTCATCCCCAAGGATTCCATGATCATGCCGGCTCTGACGTGTGCCCTGCAGGATCCAGACATTTGGTTAGATCCCGAGAACTTCCGGCCTGAGAGATTTATCGGCCCTGACGGGAAACTGATCCGCTCAGAAGATCTGATTCCTTTCAGCGTTG GTCGCCGTGTGTGTCTGGGGGAGTCTCTGGCCCGGATGGAACTGTTCCTGTACCTGGCCACTCTCATCCAGCACTTCCGCTTCCTGCCACCGGAAGAGGGAAAGCTGCCGCCCCTGGAAGGTCTGTTTGGGTTGACCCATATTGCCCAGCCATACAAAATACGTGCTGTTCCAAGAATGTGA